One region of Haloprofundus salilacus genomic DNA includes:
- a CDS encoding 2-oxoacid:ferredoxin oxidoreductase subunit beta has translation MSSDVRFTDFKSDKQPTWCPGCGDFGTMNGMMKALANTGNDPDNTFVVAGIGCSGKIGTYMHSYAMHGVHGRALPVGAGVKMANPDLEVMVAGGDGDGYSIGAGHFVHAVRRNVDMTYVVMDNRIYGLTKGQASPTSREDFQTSTTPEGPKQPPVNPMALALAAGATFIAQSFSSDAMRHAEIVQEAIEHDGFGFVNVFSPCVTFNDVDTYDYFRDNLVDLGDDDDHDRYDFDAAKDKILDASKEYQGVIYQNENSVPYEEQHGLDSNMADIPEGAPDDAMDLVREFY, from the coding sequence ATGAGCTCAGACGTTCGATTCACCGACTTCAAGTCCGACAAACAGCCGACGTGGTGCCCCGGGTGCGGCGACTTCGGCACGATGAACGGCATGATGAAGGCGCTGGCGAACACGGGCAACGACCCCGACAACACGTTCGTCGTCGCCGGCATCGGCTGTTCCGGCAAGATCGGCACCTACATGCACAGCTACGCCATGCACGGCGTCCACGGCCGCGCGCTCCCGGTCGGCGCGGGCGTGAAGATGGCGAACCCCGACCTCGAAGTGATGGTCGCCGGCGGCGACGGCGACGGCTACTCCATCGGCGCGGGCCACTTCGTCCACGCCGTCCGCCGGAACGTCGACATGACGTACGTCGTGATGGACAACCGCATCTACGGCCTCACCAAAGGTCAGGCCTCGCCGACCTCGCGTGAGGACTTCCAGACGTCGACGACGCCGGAAGGACCGAAACAGCCGCCGGTCAACCCGATGGCGCTGGCACTCGCGGCGGGCGCGACGTTCATCGCGCAGTCGTTCTCCTCAGACGCGATGCGACACGCCGAAATTGTCCAAGAGGCCATCGAACACGACGGCTTCGGCTTCGTTAACGTGTTCAGCCCGTGCGTCACGTTCAACGACGTCGACACGTACGACTACTTCCGCGACAACCTCGTGGATCTCGGCGACGACGACGACCACGACCGATACGACTTCGACGCGGCCAAGGACAAGATTCTCGACGCCTCCAAGGAGTACCAGGGCGTCATCTACCAGAACGAGAACTCGGTGCCGTACGAGGAGCAGCACGGTCTCGACTCGAACATGGCCGACATCCCCGAGGGCGCGCCCGACGACGCGATGGACCTCGTTCGAGAGTTCTACTAG